A window of Neorhizobium galegae bv. orientalis str. HAMBI 540 genomic DNA:
GCCCCGCTTCGATCAGAACGGCCTCGTCACCGCCGTCGTCACCGATGTCCGTGACGGCGAACTGTTGATGGTCGCGCATATGGACGCCGAAGCGCTGGCGCTGACGGTCGAGACCGGCATTGCGCATTACTACAGCCGCTCGCGTGCCAAAATCTGGAAGAAGGGCGAATCCTCCGGCAACCTGCAGACTGTCCATGAACTGCGCACCGACTGCGACCAGGACGCCGTCTGGCTCAAGGTCTCGGTCGCGGGACACGACGCTACATGCCATACCGGCCGTCGCTCCTGTTTCTATCGGACTGTTACCCAAAGTGATGGTAGGGCGGTTCTTGAAATCACCGACAATCAGCGTCATTTTGATCCAAATGTCGTCTATTCCGATCAAGGAACCATTTAGGCATTTGCCTCGTTTTTTGGCGTGTCTCGACTGAATAAACGATTTCGAAACCTGTCGATGCGTTAATCGTCAGACCGGGGTTTGTTCAGCTGTGGAGGATTTTTGTCGATGCTGAACTGGAGTTGGAACCGTCACGATCCACTTGCGGCACCTGCCGAAGGCGGCGAAACGAAAGTCCTCGAACCGACCCCTCCTCCCACTATCGAAGCCCCCAAAAAAGCAAAGCTTGCCCTCGCTCTCGGCGGCGGTGCCGCGCGCGGTTGGGCTCATATCGGCGTCCTCAGGGCTC
This region includes:
- the hisI gene encoding phosphoribosyl-AMP cyclohydrolase is translated as MSFSFDQPSADKTELEGAGAFTPRFDQNGLVTAVVTDVRDGELLMVAHMDAEALALTVETGIAHYYSRSRAKIWKKGESSGNLQTVHELRTDCDQDAVWLKVSVAGHDATCHTGRRSCFYRTVTQSDGRAVLEITDNQRHFDPNVVYSDQGTI